One Terriglobia bacterium genomic region harbors:
- a CDS encoding transposase, with amino-acid sequence MARPLRIQWEGAWYHITSRGNERQLIFRDDEDRCEFLGRLSEMTARYRLRLHAYTLMDNHWHGLLETLEANLSRAMQWLNSGYSAWFNRRHGRTGHLLQGRFKGIIVEPQRWGLELSRYVHLNPIRVGRLELNKLSRRRSQAVLSTGLPAELWKERVEFLRHYRWSSYRAYIGLEPTPTWLTTNTVLSWMGGKEEERKEAYRDYVEGAAREGLKQTPWAELQAQVALGDEAFLQSLSHKADGDEEEQPSLRQR; translated from the coding sequence ATGGCCAGGCCGTTACGCATTCAATGGGAAGGCGCGTGGTATCACATCACCTCGAGAGGGAATGAGCGGCAACTGATTTTTCGCGATGACGAGGATCGATGCGAATTTCTTGGCCGGCTCAGCGAAATGACGGCGCGTTATCGCTTGCGGCTGCATGCGTACACGCTGATGGACAATCATTGGCATGGGCTGTTGGAGACCTTGGAGGCCAACCTCAGTCGGGCCATGCAGTGGTTAAACAGCGGATACAGCGCCTGGTTCAATCGGCGACATGGGCGAACGGGCCACCTCTTGCAGGGACGCTTCAAGGGGATCATCGTGGAACCACAACGGTGGGGGCTGGAGTTGAGTCGCTATGTGCACCTTAATCCCATTCGCGTGGGCAGGTTGGAGTTGAACAAGCTGAGTCGGCGGCGAAGTCAGGCGGTCTTGTCGACAGGACTGCCGGCCGAATTGTGGAAGGAACGCGTTGAGTTTCTGAGACACTACCGGTGGAGTTCCTATCGCGCCTACATTGGACTGGAGCCCACTCCCACCTGGTTAACGACGAACACGGTGTTGAGCTGGATGGGCGGAAAAGAGGAAGAGCGGAAAGAGGCCTATCGGGATTATGTGGAAGGGGCCGCCCGGGAAGGGCTGAAGCAAACCCCCTGGGCGGAGTTACAAGCACAGGTGGCGCTGGGGGATGAGGCATTTCTCCAGAGTCTTTCGCATAAGGCGGACGGGGACGAAGAGGAGCAACCGAGTCTGCGTCAACGATGA
- a CDS encoding restriction endonuclease, which translates to MGIHLTLDDVTGLLHGDEEACRHILEFANTVAWHEGRMKGIEETEDIAMDAVVEAVKAVHDRECTSPKTLERVVMRTIWQESQRTYHRSRKEADVPLELVAYVDSHFDPELAPTEDLELRHPRLIYADERPLTEDSLARIDLLAVDRQLLTNLSTHPERMYELNPRRFEELVAAILSDLGYVVQLTAQGADGGIDIIATQKTGVGEVLLLVDCKRYSPPKKVGVEIVRSLFGIGEQRRATMTMLATTSYFTAPAQVFQRTLRHRLALKDYDDLVLWISEYGTHK; encoded by the coding sequence ATGGGAATTCACCTTACCTTGGATGACGTCACTGGACTCCTCCATGGAGACGAGGAGGCATGTCGGCACATACTCGAGTTCGCCAACACCGTTGCATGGCACGAAGGGCGAATGAAGGGCATCGAGGAAACGGAGGACATCGCAATGGATGCGGTCGTGGAAGCAGTCAAAGCGGTTCACGACAGGGAGTGCACGTCACCCAAAACCCTTGAGCGCGTTGTCATGCGGACCATCTGGCAAGAATCTCAGCGGACCTACCATCGCTCACGCAAGGAGGCCGACGTCCCCCTTGAGTTGGTCGCCTACGTGGATTCCCACTTCGACCCGGAGCTCGCCCCAACCGAGGATCTCGAGCTGCGGCATCCGCGATTGATTTACGCTGACGAGCGTCCCCTGACGGAGGATTCGCTTGCGCGGATTGACCTTCTCGCAGTTGATCGCCAACTCCTTACCAATCTCAGCACACACCCGGAGAGAATGTATGAACTTAACCCTCGCAGATTCGAAGAGTTGGTGGCGGCCATTCTCAGCGATCTCGGATATGTGGTACAGCTCACCGCCCAGGGTGCCGACGGTGGGATCGACATCATTGCGACCCAGAAAACTGGGGTCGGCGAAGTATTGCTCTTGGTCGATTGCAAGCGCTACTCGCCGCCCAAGAAGGTTGGGGTCGAGATCGTACGATCTCTCTTCGGGATTGGTGAACAACGGAGGGCGACAATGACGATGCTCGCGACGACAAGTTACTTTACAGCGCCTGCTCAAGTGTTCCAGAGGACCCTCCGTCATCGGTTGGCCCTCAAGGACTACGACGATCTTGTACTCTGGATCTCCGAGTATGGCACGCACAAGTGA
- a CDS encoding toll/interleukin-1 receptor domain-containing protein, whose translation MKYDAFISYSHDDKEWALTLAALIRRRRRPSRRGCLSVFLDLDSIGVGDNWVATIEKAIQMSRHIIPVFSPSYFRSKASGWELLQRLIPDFDAQAKAILPCLLFDCDIPPRLSHIQYLDFRSGHESTSPLFAAQFERLVAAIKGTPPRNVTVDKAAESPSTLLPEFPYFVYISDSKLEMLETLISRPVTERSPQVADGQRRFDSIKTVIWELEKKNQIGLVNGGRPYIAGDFPMKWGVVDWGVCDADIRVVFFFTSETDPIILMAGSVRHILGSPPAQYEFPRGAFGYSGSHLPGIMQAIRFGYGGKWANKIGDLLDWVFSVRLCREDSPEPRMDGLPALCFPTQKLSFVARLLRRIRRPTEEHLAKYLSSHARKALQNTRSDVLICTPLYVALSEHE comes from the coding sequence ATGAAGTACGATGCGTTCATTTCGTATAGTCACGATGACAAAGAGTGGGCCTTGACCCTGGCTGCGCTGATTCGCCGGCGAAGACGGCCGAGTCGCCGCGGCTGTCTATCTGTCTTTCTCGATCTCGACTCGATTGGTGTGGGCGACAACTGGGTGGCAACCATTGAGAAGGCTATTCAGATGAGTCGCCACATCATTCCTGTGTTCTCGCCCTCATACTTTAGATCCAAGGCATCTGGTTGGGAACTCCTCCAGAGACTGATTCCTGACTTTGACGCTCAGGCGAAGGCGATCCTTCCATGCCTGCTCTTTGATTGTGATATTCCGCCGCGGTTGTCACACATCCAATACCTAGACTTCCGCAGTGGCCACGAATCAACATCCCCGCTGTTTGCGGCTCAGTTTGAACGCCTCGTTGCTGCGATCAAGGGCACTCCGCCAAGGAATGTCACTGTCGATAAGGCAGCAGAAAGCCCCAGCACACTGCTTCCCGAGTTCCCGTATTTTGTCTACATCTCAGATTCCAAGCTTGAGATGCTTGAGACACTGATCTCCCGGCCGGTCACTGAGAGGTCGCCGCAAGTTGCAGATGGACAAAGGCGCTTTGACTCAATAAAGACCGTTATTTGGGAATTGGAGAAGAAGAATCAAATCGGGCTGGTTAACGGCGGCCGCCCCTACATTGCGGGAGACTTCCCGATGAAATGGGGCGTCGTTGACTGGGGTGTCTGTGATGCGGACATCCGTGTCGTTTTCTTCTTCACCTCAGAAACCGACCCCATTATCCTAATGGCTGGGTCTGTTCGCCACATTTTAGGGTCGCCGCCGGCACAATATGAGTTCCCCCGCGGTGCCTTCGGCTACAGCGGGTCACATCTGCCCGGAATCATGCAAGCTATCCGCTTTGGCTACGGGGGTAAGTGGGCAAACAAAATCGGTGATCTGCTCGACTGGGTATTTTCCGTGCGCCTCTGTCGTGAGGACTCGCCGGAACCGCGGATGGATGGGCTTCCCGCTCTCTGCTTTCCAACGCAAAAGCTAAGTTTTGTCGCGCGTTTATTGAGGCGAATTCGACGCCCGACGGAAGAGCATCTGGCCAAGTACCTTTCCAGCCATGCTCGCAAAGCGTTGCAGAACACGAGGTCGGATGTGCTGATTTGCACTCCCCTGTATGTGGCGTTGTCAGAACACGAGTGA
- a CDS encoding GTPase domain-containing protein gives MTFINYASREINCKIVYYGPGLGGKTTNLNYIYQKIHPANKGRMVSLATDTERTLFFDFLPLELGLINGFKIRFHLYTVPGQIFYDASRKLILKGVDGVVFVADSQAERYDANIESLSNLHEHLHEHGYDFATIPYVLQFNKRDLPNISPFEDLKKELWKKNEPIFEAIASRGVGVFDSLKEVTRQMLNGLRKR, from the coding sequence TTGACCTTTATTAATTACGCGTCTCGAGAAATCAACTGCAAGATTGTGTACTACGGTCCCGGCCTCGGGGGCAAGACCACCAACCTGAATTATATTTATCAAAAGATTCATCCGGCCAACAAAGGGCGGATGGTTTCGCTCGCCACCGACACCGAGCGGACCCTGTTTTTTGATTTTCTTCCGCTGGAACTGGGGTTGATCAACGGGTTTAAGATCCGCTTCCATCTCTACACCGTGCCCGGACAGATTTTTTACGATGCCAGCCGCAAATTGATTTTGAAAGGGGTGGATGGAGTGGTGTTCGTCGCCGATTCCCAGGCGGAGCGTTATGACGCCAACATCGAAAGCCTCTCCAACCTGCATGAACATCTCCACGAGCACGGATACGATTTCGCGACCATCCCCTACGTCCTGCAATTCAACAAGCGTGACCTGCCCAACATCTCCCCGTTCGAGGATTTGAAGAAAGAGCTTTGGAAGAAGAATGAGCCGATTTTCGAAGCCATCGCCTCCCGCGGCGTCGGTGTCTTTGACTCCCTTAAAGAAGTCACCCGCCAGATGCTCAACGGGCTGAGAAAAAGATAG
- a CDS encoding roadblock/LC7 domain-containing protein, whose amino-acid sequence MAQLATEARAKLVFLVDRNGQPIASHGGDDTVDTTSLSSLAAGNVAATEGLAKLLGEREFSVLFHEGERDNIHFSIVAHRAILVVIFDHSTPVGLVRLRVRKASVQFEDVFQRIAARFQKELQPTGVISDYPFPEITDDDIDRLFSE is encoded by the coding sequence ATGGCCCAATTGGCGACCGAGGCGCGTGCCAAACTGGTCTTTCTGGTCGACCGCAACGGGCAACCCATCGCTTCACATGGGGGTGACGATACCGTGGATACGACCTCCCTCTCCTCGCTGGCGGCGGGGAATGTGGCGGCCACGGAAGGGCTTGCCAAGCTGCTGGGGGAGCGGGAGTTTTCGGTGCTGTTCCACGAAGGAGAGCGCGACAACATTCACTTCTCGATTGTGGCACACCGGGCGATTCTGGTCGTGATTTTCGACCACAGCACGCCCGTGGGCCTGGTCCGCCTGCGTGTCCGCAAGGCCAGTGTCCAGTTCGAGGATGTTTTTCAACGGATCGCCGCGAGGTTCCAGAAGGAATTGCAGCCTACCGGCGTCATCAGTGACTATCCATTTCCTGAAATCACGGATGATGACATTGACCGGCTCTTCAGCGAATAA
- a CDS encoding GGDEF domain-containing protein, translating to MMKSKILDLIRRKGIKELIRENYLLLPLFVLFVISSFGVYSPPLRFTAPQFIGVIAITVYSVAAFYRYILRLGGDFQYVEVVGALILAINFLVQRTGGLHSFWFGLYLLLMLAVGINYSLRISLLTVVRISLLEGFNALATAFRMDQHFETDRLLLWLLMLVLVAIVGEASLVILKRRLAQAEKELEAAAIRAEEEALERKKFLPVFARTIASGEPEMALAGGETGDRGTEFEDVFLEHLRTALIASHVCFFVRDNTGVFQMSWMAGEGTEFNPDASFVEGQGLLGYCAKNKTPLVGKRSPGTSARSWKVDFVYLKSVGDLVRAYLAEPVVHGASVAGVLVADRMESPDPEPPPVPEFTPEEERMMKSAVTILELEWKRNQTARAHRQSNELLTTFFRIISRMSSSLNVDDVSSLLLKESKALLNYETAAVALLSEDRNSYSLISAEGIEFDRDLRIPSDAKTWTYWSITSAEDALLLSDFQRRAGQMPIYMPGEPPLAVGSLLAIPLGPPSHRHGAFVLTHSQPGQFGSEVQQLLRLLCQHVAVIVENAINHRQMETLAATDELTHLPNHRSFQERIEEEISRSRRNKKPLSLLMVDIDHFKKLNDTYGHPFGDAVLGQLATILESCLRREDFAARYGGEEFAVVLPDTSREGARQSAERFRTEVGRTAFTYEGNSAQLSISAGIATYPRDATSKEQLIENADRALYVAKRTGRNRIAQYHVIETMQLPIEFSS from the coding sequence ATGATGAAATCAAAAATCCTCGATCTCATCCGCCGCAAGGGCATCAAGGAGCTGATCCGTGAAAACTACCTTCTGCTCCCCCTCTTCGTCTTATTTGTGATTTCTTCCTTCGGCGTCTACTCGCCGCCGCTCCGGTTTACGGCCCCTCAGTTCATCGGCGTGATCGCCATCACCGTCTATTCGGTGGCGGCGTTCTACCGTTACATTCTGCGGTTGGGTGGGGACTTTCAATATGTTGAAGTGGTCGGCGCGCTCATCCTGGCCATCAACTTCCTGGTTCAGCGGACCGGGGGACTGCATTCCTTTTGGTTTGGATTGTATCTGCTCTTGATGCTTGCAGTCGGCATCAACTACTCGTTGAGAATCTCCTTGCTCACGGTGGTCCGGATTTCGCTCCTGGAGGGGTTCAATGCGTTGGCGACGGCCTTCCGCATGGACCAGCATTTTGAAACGGACCGCCTTCTGCTGTGGTTGTTAATGCTGGTCCTGGTGGCAATCGTGGGGGAGGCCTCCCTGGTAATCCTGAAGCGCCGCCTCGCGCAGGCTGAGAAAGAGTTGGAGGCCGCGGCAATTCGGGCCGAGGAGGAGGCCCTCGAGCGCAAGAAGTTTCTCCCGGTCTTTGCGCGGACGATCGCCTCGGGAGAACCCGAGATGGCTCTTGCCGGCGGGGAGACCGGTGATCGGGGCACGGAATTTGAGGATGTGTTTCTGGAGCATTTGAGGACCGCCCTCATTGCCAGCCATGTGTGCTTCTTTGTCCGCGATAACACGGGAGTCTTTCAGATGAGTTGGATGGCGGGAGAGGGGACGGAGTTCAATCCGGACGCGTCCTTCGTGGAAGGGCAGGGTTTGCTCGGATATTGCGCCAAGAACAAGACCCCCCTCGTTGGAAAACGCAGTCCCGGGACCTCGGCCCGTTCGTGGAAGGTGGACTTCGTGTATCTGAAGTCCGTGGGAGATCTGGTTCGAGCCTATCTGGCGGAACCCGTCGTGCACGGAGCAAGTGTGGCGGGAGTGCTGGTGGCCGATCGAATGGAAAGCCCGGATCCGGAGCCCCCGCCGGTGCCGGAGTTCACGCCGGAAGAGGAACGGATGATGAAGTCGGCCGTGACCATCCTCGAACTGGAGTGGAAAAGAAATCAGACGGCCCGGGCCCATCGCCAGTCCAACGAACTTCTCACCACCTTCTTTCGGATTATTTCCAGGATGAGCTCGAGCTTGAACGTGGACGATGTGTCCTCGCTGCTGCTGAAAGAGTCCAAGGCCCTGTTGAATTATGAAACCGCCGCGGTGGCCTTGCTTTCGGAAGACCGGAACTCGTATTCGCTGATATCGGCGGAAGGGATCGAATTTGACCGGGACCTGCGCATTCCGAGCGATGCCAAGACCTGGACCTATTGGTCGATTACCTCCGCGGAAGATGCCCTGCTGCTCTCCGATTTCCAGCGGAGGGCCGGCCAGATGCCCATTTACATGCCCGGCGAGCCGCCCCTGGCGGTGGGTTCACTGCTGGCCATCCCGCTCGGCCCGCCCTCTCATCGGCACGGGGCCTTTGTGCTCACCCACAGCCAACCCGGCCAATTCGGAAGTGAAGTCCAGCAGCTGTTGCGCCTCCTGTGTCAGCATGTGGCCGTCATCGTGGAAAACGCCATCAACCACCGTCAGATGGAGACCCTCGCGGCCACCGACGAACTCACCCATCTCCCCAACCATCGCAGTTTCCAGGAGCGCATCGAGGAAGAAATTTCCCGTTCCCGGCGGAACAAGAAACCGCTCTCCTTGTTGATGGTGGACATTGACCATTTCAAAAAACTGAATGACACCTATGGTCACCCCTTCGGGGATGCGGTGTTGGGTCAGCTGGCGACGATCCTGGAAAGTTGCCTGAGGCGGGAAGACTTCGCCGCCCGTTACGGGGGAGAGGAATTCGCGGTGGTTCTGCCGGACACCAGCCGGGAGGGCGCGCGGCAATCGGCGGAGCGGTTTCGAACCGAGGTCGGACGCACCGCCTTTACCTATGAAGGAAACTCGGCCCAGCTTTCCATCAGCGCCGGCATTGCGACCTATCCCCGGGACGCCACGTCCAAGGAACAGCTCATCGAGAATGCCGACCGGGCGCTGTATGTGGCCAAACGCACCGGACGTAACCGTATCGCCCAGTATCATGTGATCGAAACGATGCAGTTGCCGATCGAATTTTCAAGCTGA
- a CDS encoding DUF167 domain-containing protein has translation MEINSREDGCTFRIVVVPRAGKNGLAGVLAGALRLKTVAPPVDGAANAACIQYLSRLLDVPKSNVELISGEHHKRKTVYVRGIKASDVRRILSGAMK, from the coding sequence ATGGAGATCAATTCGCGGGAAGACGGCTGTACCTTCCGGATTGTCGTTGTGCCCCGGGCTGGCAAGAATGGCTTGGCCGGGGTGCTGGCCGGAGCGCTCCGGCTGAAGACGGTCGCGCCCCCGGTCGATGGGGCAGCGAACGCCGCATGTATTCAATATCTTTCGCGCCTTCTGGATGTCCCGAAATCGAATGTGGAACTCATTTCCGGAGAACACCATAAAAGAAAGACGGTTTATGTTCGTGGAATCAAGGCCTCCGACGTTCGACGGATTTTGAGCGGAGCGATGAAGTAA
- a CDS encoding YggS family pyridoxal phosphate-dependent enzyme, whose amino-acid sequence MNIQEISANLKPLEERIQQACRRAGRERHEVQLIAVSKTFPVEAVVAAVHAGLTIFAENRVQEADQKFSALASSLAMEDQGGAAGAAERGFKLHLIGHLQSNKARRAAEIFDMIQTVDRIEVALKLSRSCEQLNRLLPVLIQVNLGNEETKSGVEPSGALELVRKVSELKALRVRGLMAIPPFRDHAEESRADFRAIRRLAEEIAKPRLANVSMHELSMGMSHDFEVAIEEGATMIRLGTAIFGKRS is encoded by the coding sequence ATGAATATTCAAGAAATCAGCGCCAATCTCAAGCCGCTGGAGGAGCGAATTCAGCAGGCGTGTCGGCGTGCCGGGCGCGAACGCCACGAGGTTCAGCTCATCGCCGTCTCGAAGACGTTTCCCGTGGAGGCGGTCGTGGCTGCCGTTCATGCGGGGTTGACCATCTTTGCCGAAAATCGGGTGCAGGAAGCGGATCAAAAATTCAGCGCCCTGGCTTCGTCTCTCGCCATGGAGGATCAGGGAGGCGCTGCCGGCGCCGCTGAAAGAGGGTTTAAACTCCATTTGATCGGACATCTGCAAAGCAACAAAGCAAGACGGGCAGCGGAAATCTTTGATATGATACAAACGGTGGATCGCATCGAAGTGGCCCTGAAACTTTCCCGCTCTTGTGAACAGCTCAATCGTTTGTTACCCGTACTGATTCAAGTGAACCTCGGCAATGAGGAGACCAAATCCGGCGTTGAACCGTCCGGCGCGCTGGAGCTGGTGAGGAAGGTTTCTGAATTGAAGGCGTTGCGGGTTCGGGGACTGATGGCCATTCCGCCGTTTCGAGACCACGCGGAAGAATCACGCGCCGATTTCCGAGCGATACGCCGGCTCGCCGAAGAGATTGCGAAGCCGCGCCTTGCCAACGTATCGATGCACGAACTCTCCATGGGGATGAGCCATGACTTTGAAGTGGCCATCGAGGAGGGAGCCACCATGATTCGCCTCGGGACGGCGATTTTTGGGAAGAGAAGTTAG
- the tmk gene encoding dTMP kinase: MSRPRFISFEGIDGCGKTTQLNLMAERLRARGVEFIATREPGSTPIGQDIRKILLDSKTTGLTSIGEVLLYYASRIQNVEQVIKPALEAGKLVLCDRFNDASWAYQGFGRQLGVEFLRILDDLVLDGFRPDHTLIIDIDVETSLNRAQRRNTAQAYDENRFETEAREFFERVREGYGWLQRREPFRFFQINGNRPVEAVHADIAALFDEWVKEAISA; this comes from the coding sequence ATGTCGAGACCACGGTTCATCAGTTTCGAGGGGATTGACGGCTGCGGCAAGACCACTCAGCTCAACCTGATGGCGGAGCGATTGCGAGCTCGTGGAGTCGAGTTCATTGCCACCCGAGAACCCGGGAGCACGCCGATTGGGCAGGATATCCGCAAAATCCTTCTGGACTCCAAGACCACCGGCCTGACTTCCATCGGAGAAGTTCTCCTCTACTACGCATCACGAATTCAAAACGTTGAACAGGTCATCAAGCCGGCGCTGGAAGCCGGGAAATTGGTCCTGTGCGACCGGTTTAACGACGCCAGCTGGGCCTACCAGGGATTCGGCCGGCAACTGGGCGTAGAATTTCTTCGCATTCTCGACGATCTCGTGCTCGACGGGTTCCGCCCTGACCACACCCTGATCATCGACATCGACGTGGAGACCAGCCTGAATCGGGCCCAACGCCGTAACACCGCCCAGGCTTACGACGAGAACCGGTTTGAAACGGAAGCCCGCGAGTTCTTTGAGCGCGTCCGGGAGGGATATGGCTGGCTGCAGCGACGTGAGCCTTTCCGGTTCTTCCAGATCAACGGCAACCGCCCGGTCGAAGCTGTTCACGCCGACATCGCGGCGCTGTTCGACGAGTGGGTGAAGGAAGCGATCAGCGCTTAG
- the nadB gene encoding L-aspartate oxidase: MTKTDILVIGSGIAGCAAARAAARRGADVLLMTRDSSLEESNTFYAQGGIIFRGDNDAPEKLAADIIAAGAGLCYEPAVRVLSEEGPRCVQEVLIDELQVPFDVVDESTDEYDLTAEAAHSVRRILHYKDVTGRAIETAFLQALAKNPRIRILTNATAVDLLTLSHHSLNPLDTYQPPTCIGAHVLINETGIVDTIFAKETILATGGLGRVFLHTTNPPGSRGDGIAMAYRAGARCINMQYVQFHPTTLFHPSGRFLISESLRGEGARLMSPRGEEFMKRFHPNGSLAPRDVVARGIHQWMIESGEPCALLDISHKSPDWVRSRFPGIYEKCKSLGIDITREPIPVVPAAHYSCGGVSVDALGKSNVGRLRAVGEVACTGVHGANRLASTSLLEGLVWGTRAGSDAAERSLNAADHYFPEIAPWVYERETVDPALIAQDWLTIQQTMWNYVGLVRTTKRLDRAHEILREHHLEIERFYDKAAISDSLIGLRNGVQTALAILLAAMECRESRGCHYRSD, from the coding sequence ATGACGAAGACTGACATTCTGGTTATCGGGAGCGGCATTGCCGGTTGTGCGGCAGCGCGTGCGGCTGCCAGGAGAGGCGCCGACGTCCTGTTAATGACGAGAGACTCCAGCCTTGAGGAGAGCAACACGTTTTACGCGCAGGGAGGAATCATTTTTCGCGGGGACAATGATGCCCCCGAAAAACTGGCCGCCGATATCATCGCCGCCGGTGCGGGGCTCTGTTACGAGCCGGCGGTCCGGGTCTTAAGCGAAGAAGGCCCGCGCTGTGTCCAGGAGGTCCTCATCGACGAGCTTCAGGTTCCCTTCGATGTTGTCGACGAATCCACCGATGAGTACGACCTGACGGCCGAGGCCGCGCATTCCGTGCGCCGGATTCTGCATTACAAAGACGTCACGGGACGGGCGATTGAGACCGCGTTCCTACAGGCCCTGGCCAAGAATCCCCGAATCCGCATCCTGACCAATGCCACGGCCGTCGACCTGCTGACCTTGTCGCATCACTCGCTCAATCCTCTCGACACCTATCAACCCCCCACTTGCATAGGCGCCCATGTGTTGATCAATGAAACCGGGATCGTGGATACGATTTTTGCGAAGGAAACGATTCTGGCGACCGGCGGGCTGGGACGCGTGTTTCTGCATACGACCAACCCGCCGGGTTCGCGCGGGGATGGCATCGCGATGGCCTATCGCGCCGGCGCCCGCTGCATCAACATGCAGTATGTCCAGTTTCATCCCACCACGCTGTTCCATCCCTCCGGCCGGTTCCTCATTTCCGAATCCCTGCGAGGGGAAGGAGCGCGGTTGATGAGCCCTCGTGGGGAGGAGTTCATGAAAAGGTTCCATCCCAACGGTTCGTTGGCCCCGCGTGATGTGGTGGCCCGTGGAATACACCAATGGATGATTGAATCGGGGGAACCCTGCGCCCTGCTTGACATTTCCCACAAGAGTCCCGATTGGGTTCGAAGCCGTTTTCCGGGAATTTACGAGAAGTGCAAGTCCCTTGGAATCGATATCACCCGGGAACCGATCCCGGTGGTTCCGGCGGCGCATTACAGTTGCGGCGGCGTTTCCGTCGATGCGCTCGGAAAGTCCAATGTCGGCCGGTTGCGAGCCGTGGGAGAGGTGGCATGCACCGGCGTTCACGGCGCCAACCGCCTGGCTTCAACTTCATTGCTCGAGGGCCTGGTGTGGGGAACCCGGGCCGGGTCCGACGCCGCGGAGAGATCGTTGAATGCCGCAGATCATTATTTTCCCGAGATCGCGCCATGGGTCTACGAGCGCGAAACGGTCGACCCCGCATTAATCGCCCAGGATTGGCTCACCATTCAACAAACGATGTGGAATTACGTGGGACTGGTTCGTACCACCAAGCGTCTCGATCGTGCCCACGAGATCCTCCGGGAGCACCACTTGGAGATTGAGCGGTTTTATGACAAGGCGGCCATCAGCGATTCCCTGATCGGATTGCGGAATGGAGTGCAGACGGCCCTGGCAATCCTGCTTGCAGCCATGGAATGCCGCGAGTCGCGGGGGTGTCATTATAGAAGCGATTAG
- the nadC gene encoding carboxylating nicotinate-nucleotide diphosphorylase encodes MSLPLKSEVLRKLMISFLREDVGSGDLTTNAIVPASARARGWLIAKQRCVLAGLELLPYGFRVLDPSVRVKCLFRDGQEVAGGQPVASVSGRARALLTGERVALNVLQRLSGIATLTHEFVRAVRGTRARIYDTRKTTPGWRMLEKYAVRCGGGHNHRRGLFDAILIKDNHLAFAGGVRPAVERARMESRGSGALELEVSTVDQLRDALGLGVNHILLDNMTPPQVRRCVELIRKQPGGRRTLVECSGGVSLRSVRPFAEAGADWISVGALTHSAPAVDISFEIEPAGAGRPRGDSPSRAHRN; translated from the coding sequence ATGTCCCTCCCTCTAAAATCGGAAGTGCTCCGCAAGCTCATGATCAGTTTCTTGCGTGAGGATGTCGGTTCCGGAGACCTGACGACCAACGCCATTGTCCCTGCCTCCGCCCGGGCCCGCGGATGGCTGATCGCGAAGCAGAGGTGCGTGCTTGCAGGACTGGAGCTGTTGCCATACGGGTTCAGGGTATTGGATCCATCGGTACGGGTTAAATGCCTTTTCAGGGACGGCCAGGAGGTGGCGGGAGGTCAGCCGGTGGCATCGGTGAGCGGCCGCGCGCGCGCCCTGCTGACGGGGGAACGGGTCGCATTGAACGTCCTCCAGCGTCTTTCAGGGATCGCAACATTGACGCACGAATTTGTTCGGGCCGTTCGGGGCACCCGGGCGCGGATCTATGACACCCGGAAGACAACCCCGGGCTGGCGTATGCTTGAGAAGTATGCGGTGCGTTGTGGTGGCGGCCACAACCATCGACGGGGACTCTTTGATGCGATCCTAATTAAAGACAATCACCTCGCCTTCGCCGGCGGCGTAAGGCCTGCCGTCGAGCGGGCCCGGATGGAATCAAGAGGAAGCGGCGCTTTGGAACTGGAGGTTTCCACCGTTGACCAGCTCCGGGATGCCCTTGGGTTAGGAGTGAACCATATCTTGCTCGACAATATGACTCCACCCCAGGTGCGCCGTTGTGTGGAGTTGATCCGGAAGCAGCCCGGAGGACGAAGGACCCTTGTCGAATGTTCGGGCGGTGTCTCACTCCGAAGCGTGAGGCCTTTTGCGGAAGCAGGCGCCGATTGGATCTCTGTAGGGGCGCTCACCCATTCCGCCCCGGCGGTCGACATCAGCTTTGAAATCGAACCAGCAGGGGCCGGGCGTCCACGCGGTGACTCCCCGTCGCGGGCGCACCGGAACTAA
- a CDS encoding four helix bundle protein, translating to MRDFKQLKVWQKAHNLTLGLYKATWKFPKEELYGLTSQIRRSAASIPANIAEGCGRSSEVELVRFLQIAGGSASELEYHLLLAKDLRLLNIEDYDFLNWSVCEVKKMLTGLIQTLKADR from the coding sequence TTGAGAGACTTCAAACAACTCAAGGTATGGCAAAAGGCTCACAATTTAACTTTAGGTTTGTACAAAGCTACTTGGAAGTTTCCGAAGGAAGAGTTGTACGGACTGACAAGCCAGATTAGACGATCTGCTGCCTCCATTCCGGCAAACATTGCAGAGGGTTGCGGACGTTCGAGTGAAGTCGAATTGGTTCGCTTCCTCCAGATTGCAGGAGGTTCTGCTTCTGAACTCGAGTATCACCTTCTCCTGGCCAAAGATCTTAGACTCTTAAACATTGAAGATTATGATTTCTTGAATTGGAGTGTTTGCGAAGTAAAAAAGATGCTAACGGGCCTAATTCAAACGCTGAAAGCTGACCGCTGA